Within Primulina tabacum isolate GXHZ01 chromosome 5, ASM2559414v2, whole genome shotgun sequence, the genomic segment tttcacattatttttgaattaatatcaaaatatttaattagatTCCTAAATATTGCTTATATTTTAGTTATTATTATGCTTAAACAGACACTGAATTATCTAAAATTAATGTATTTTTTTAGATGAGAAGGTAAATTTTGTAATTGACTGTCGAACTCAATAATTTATCTTAAATTTGAGGTTGTGATGTTAGAtgaactaaaaaaaaattatttcaataatattGTACAACAAAACAATTTAATTTCTCACCCATCCTTTTCAAtcgataaaaaaatatagatatACTCGTTTGCGCAAGTAAAACGACGATTAAGAAATTGACTCGAGTTTTTCATTTTAGTATCAGGGTGAGACCAAGCCGGTCTCGACTCGAGTTTTTGGAAGAAGAAAAGCGAGTGGAGATTCTCCAGCTTATCGAGATTCTGGGTGAATCGCGGATGCCACCATTCTAGCCCAAAACTTCAAGTGTTTCTTCATATTCGCAGCAGTTGAAACCCTAGGAATCCTCAGATTCAACAACGGAGATTCGGGTCTTTTTATCAGCCACGCCTCTGATAAATATGGCCTCATCACCCCATTTGTCTCGCCAACTTCTTCTTCATCTTGTTCAGTGCCATAATCACAATCATTGatcaataatttcaaattactAGAGTCGTTTTTGTACGCTTGGATTCTCTGTAATCCAGGGATTAAGCTCATTATGCGTCTGTTCATGTTTTCTTTCTTGAAAGTGAAGCCCAAATCCATGAAACCCTTCACTTCTTCAAGCTCAAGCTCCCCTGAGCTCTTCCAACTCATCGTCTTCTTCAATATTTTCGTCGATAAATCGAGGTACCTGGTGTTTCTTGATTCTTTTCGAGCCATTCTTGTTTGCTGTGTAATTTCTTCATTGCCAACCCTTCTTTGAATGCTGGCTTTTTCCTTCAGACGATCgaacaaaagaataaaaaaggGTACACAAAAATATGCTTGTAGTGCGTGTTTAATTTGTTTCTTATCTAAATATTGTATTACTTACCCGCTGAGCAGAATTATTCAATATTATTACAGATGGTACAGGTGAAGTTTCTTGGCATGTGATAACACAAGTACTCTGGGAGGTGTTTTTGGACAAATAATCAGGTGATATTGTGTGGGGCTGCGTGTATGTTTTGGGGATTTCAGGGAAAAGGAACGAATAGGGTTTAGGAAATAGGATCATTTGGTGAAACCAGAGCTTGTCCATGGCTCTTACCAGGCAAATTACACAGTTTTCAGAAGCCATGATAAAAAGGGAACTTTGAGCATACAATGAATTGGTGCGTACGAAATATGTTGATAATACATTGTAAGATGTGAAGGTGGTCCTTGGAAAAGGGAAGGTGTGGTGGAGAAAACAAGCCTGTGTTATTAATGTATTTCACATGCTCAATCCACAGGCTTATCCATAAAGACAAAAAGATTCATCAAGTGTGCGCGAAATATGTTTTTAATTTGTCTGCCTTTTCGACTGACAGTGAAATTGCCAGACAACTATTCCAAGTAATTACAAGTGATGTGATTTAGCAGGAATGCTATGTATCAACTTTAATTACTAAGACTATATAtagctcataatcaatcaaaatgaaatgaaatatgaTATGGTTGGatctataattttaataaattatggTGATGGAATCGACTTCGTGGCGTAACATGAAATTTAAAATCGTGATCAAGTTTATGTTGTTtaggtttatttatttatgtataaTATAAGGGATGCAACGGAACTGGAGATGGTCAGATGGGGCATTTGTTCTAGTGGTATGATTCTCGCTTAGGGTTCCCTTCCAACTTTGTCTTTTTTAATTTTCAGTGGGTCACTTAATTTTACATGGTCCAGAATAACACGGGCTCGTTTACAGTTCTACTTTGGCTCAAGAAATGTCTCAGGATCAAATAGAGTGAGCTGCTATGGGAATTTACAAGATCAGCGGACAACTCTGGCCGAGATACGATCACAACCATGTTACTTAGTTGCATCACAGACTTGAGTACTGCTGTACATATATTTTGTCTCACAACATTGAATAGAGTTCTCGAGATTTGTATATATAGACTTGAACAATCCTCTCCCTTGAGCTAACTTTTGAAGTTGAGTTATGTCTAAGTCTCAATCTTACATGGTATCAAAGTTTAGATTCACTGTTATGTCTTGAATGACCCATAATTGAGCCATCCATTGATGTCTTACGCTCCAGTTGTTCATTATTGAGCCTCGATGTTAAGATATCACATATCGGTTTGATAGATGTCTCGAGGGTTGTATATATAGATTTGGACAATCTCTCCGTCAACGTCCCAATTTTAACAAATTTCAATAATTGTTCAATATTCATTCATTGCCATGTTTTTTCACCCCCTGAAAAATCGATGCTACATCACGTATATATTTCAGCCAGTATATCACTCACCATTCATTTCTTGTGAGGCCTCACAAAATGAACGGACGGTTATGACTTATGATAGAATTTCCCTGTTCTTCTGTAAAAATTGTTCGAAAATTCTGACAGGGTACCTGTTTAATTTTGTGTTTCTCCTCCTCCCCCAGATTCTCATTCGACAAAATTTAAATAGACGCAGATGCTCTTTTTTACTTAAGTTCTTTAAATGCCCATCATGCGTAGAAAATGGTTTCACCCAAATAGGAACGTTTTTAAATCTACAAGCAAGGTCAATATCATATCAAgttataatttttctttttctttttcaatttttttttttaaaaaacaatatttaattttttaaaaaaaattaaaaaaaggtGATGATATATAATTCGCCTCAATTATTGAGATAGAATACTTGCATTGGATACTCCtatgattatgattttatttgtttatataaATAGACATGAGAATGTGTGTGGTTAGCTTAGCCCCAACAAAATGGAATCCTTTGCGACGACCATAAGTAAATTAAACCTGCATTAATTCAACTTGCTGTCTCTATTACAATTCATTCTCTCCACAAAAAGAATATATAAAACCAATTAAATCACGACCACATAATTAATTCTACGAATGTATTTTCTTTTATGTGAATCTATCTACTTTACAAGTCCACTTGTCCATGCTACAGCTTGGCCCTCATACCTCAATATAGTGTTTTGACCTGAAAAATACaccaaaattatgattttttttttaattagcaATTTTCCGTGATCGATCAAGTTTTAATTTTTCCGAAGaaaaatctcaaattttttaattagAAGTTCGTGGTTCATAGGGATTTGTTTAGCCATACAATATAGATGATAGGCACGTTGAAAATGCGACATTGGAACGCAAATTCGTTGATTGGTAGttaaagaatatttttttaatcattattattttccataagaatataaattaatatatattagaaATAATGTTACGGGAATATAGAGCTTTGAattccaataattattttcgATGATTATTAATATAACTTGACTCAAACGTGGGATGATAAAAGAATGTTGAATTCATTGTTCTCACTTAATGATACCTGATTATACCCTGTTAAATTTAAGTTATGATATAAGAATTTATCgcgattaattaaataataaatcagAAATGATATATCCAAGATTTTAACTAATTGAATGTTTAGAATGCAAAAAtttttgtgagatgatctcacgaatcgtattttgtaagacggatctcttatttgggtcatccatgaaaaatattactttttattgtgaatatcggtagggttgactcgtctcacagataaaattcgtgagactgttTCACATGAGACCTACTCTTTATAGAATCATTAATATTTGACACATGATTAAAATAGACGAATATTGTGG encodes:
- the LOC142545780 gene encoding uncharacterized protein LOC142545780 — protein: MASENCVICLVRAMDKLWFHQMILFPKPYSFLFPEIPKTYTQPHTISPDYLSKNTSQSTCVITCQETSPVPSVIILNNSAQREKASIQRRVGNEEITQQTRMARKESRNTRYLDLSTKILKKTMSWKSSGELELEEVKGFMDLGFTFKKENMNRRIMSLIPGLQRIQAYKNDSSNLKLLINDCDYGTEQDEEEVGETNGVMRPYLSEAWLIKRPESPLLNLRIPRVSTAANMKKHLKFWARMVASAIHPESR